In the genome of Cryptomeria japonica chromosome 8, Sugi_1.0, whole genome shotgun sequence, one region contains:
- the LOC131857353 gene encoding cysteine-rich receptor-like protein kinase 42 has protein sequence MELLLQWAWNSYETNESLSIADPKLELGTLSENKQREILRVIHNALLCTQGSPTKRPSMFNVVSMLTNDLEISDVPTPPALLDLSTATSEACPLTSHGSISLSLFPR, from the exons ATGGAGCTTCTTTTGCAATGG GCTTGGAATTCATATGAAACAAACGAGAGCTTGAGCATTGCTGATCCAAAACTGGAGTTAGGGACTCTATCtgaaaacaagcaaagagaaataTTAAGAGTTATACACAATGCTCTTCTTTGCACTCAAGGCTCTCCTACTAAGCGACCATCCATGTTTAATGTTGTGTCAATGTTAACAAATGATTTAGAGATTTCAGATGTACCCACTCCACCGGCTTTATTGGATCTTTCAACTGCAACTTCAGAAGCTTGTCCCTTAACGTCACATGGATCCATTAGTTTATCTCTCTTTCCACGCTAA